Proteins co-encoded in one Flavivirga eckloniae genomic window:
- a CDS encoding TlpA family protein disulfide reductase — MKKIILAICLTITILACKEKVVSKDYLVFSGKIENHIGDDFSLYVNNNAPIKLNKDGSFKDTISLESGHFMFSDAGKNQMKIYLENGNDVHITYDAKDFRKTLAFSGTGAPVNNYILARNSIKKQQEDAIKTDSIVVLYQLEESAFKASLLKLEEACLQELLATKGISEVYKEQEKRNINYENLFMIDQYEKMNKFMGNPDFKVSEGFTDELKTVDYENKEDFMFSESYKNLVQMYHYEKAKGISESESIPQDIANLKEIATIQNEFIKNSLLYESATYYMDYSKDLQGFYDAFMSGSTNEKHKSEITKNYEILKSVAAGSPSPKFVDYENFVGGTSSLDDFKGKYVFIDVWATWCGPCIAEFPYIDKIEKEYHGKNIQFITLSVDTQKNRKKWYDFVKEKNLDGIQLLADNAFESKFVKDYNITGIPRFLLIDPKGNIVTNNAPRPSNPELKALFNSLPL; from the coding sequence ATGAAAAAAATAATACTGGCAATTTGCCTTACAATAACAATACTTGCTTGTAAAGAGAAAGTCGTCTCTAAAGATTATTTAGTGTTTTCAGGTAAAATTGAAAATCATATAGGAGACGATTTTTCTCTTTATGTAAATAATAATGCGCCTATTAAGTTAAACAAAGATGGTAGTTTTAAAGATACAATTAGCTTGGAATCTGGACATTTTATGTTTAGTGATGCTGGGAAAAACCAAATGAAAATTTATCTAGAAAATGGAAACGATGTACACATCACTTATGATGCTAAAGATTTTAGGAAAACGCTAGCTTTTTCAGGAACGGGGGCTCCAGTTAATAACTATATACTTGCAAGAAATAGTATAAAGAAACAACAGGAAGATGCTATTAAAACAGATAGCATTGTAGTGCTTTATCAATTAGAAGAGTCTGCTTTTAAGGCAAGTCTATTGAAGCTAGAAGAAGCTTGCTTACAAGAATTGTTAGCAACTAAAGGTATTTCGGAAGTATATAAAGAACAGGAGAAACGAAATATTAATTATGAGAATTTATTTATGATTGATCAATACGAAAAGATGAATAAATTCATGGGCAACCCCGATTTCAAGGTTTCTGAAGGATTTACTGATGAATTGAAGACAGTAGATTATGAGAATAAAGAAGATTTTATGTTTTCAGAATCGTATAAAAATCTTGTTCAGATGTATCATTATGAAAAAGCTAAAGGAATAAGCGAATCAGAGTCTATTCCTCAAGATATTGCTAACTTAAAAGAAATTGCAACGATTCAAAATGAGTTTATAAAAAACAGTCTGTTATATGAAAGTGCTACGTATTATATGGATTACTCAAAAGATTTACAGGGTTTCTATGATGCTTTTATGTCAGGTTCTACAAATGAAAAGCACAAGTCTGAAATTACAAAAAATTACGAAATCTTAAAAAGCGTTGCTGCTGGGTCGCCTTCCCCCAAGTTTGTAGATTATGAAAATTTTGTAGGAGGTACCAGTTCTTTAGATGATTTTAAAGGTAAATACGTATTTATAGATGTTTGGGCTACATGGTGCGGACCTTGTATTGCTGAATTTCCTTATATAGATAAAATAGAAAAGGAATATCACGGAAAAAACATACAATTTATAACACTTTCTGTTGATACTCAAAAGAATCGAAAAAAATGGTATGATTTTGTAAAGGAAAAAAACCTTGATGGTATTCAATTATTAGCAGATAATGCTTTTGAATCTAAGTTTGTAAAAGATTATAACATAACAGGAATACCTCGATTTCTTTTAATCGATCCTAAAGGTAATATCGTTACCAATAATGCTCCAAGACCATCGAATCCAGAATTAAAAGCCCTTTTTAATAGTTTGCCTCTTTAA
- a CDS encoding glycoside hydrolase family 88 protein codes for MKNFFILLLSIVILYSCESKPDRKFNIEDVISKTETQLTYACNIIKANTSGTKVLPRSVEGDKLIMVPTSDWTSGFFPGSLWMMHDLTGDSKWKDKAIEYTHLLESQQYNTGTHDVGFMMYCSYGHGYKTTKNEKYKDILIQTAKSLASRYNDTIKCTRSWDHSTNLYTYPVIIDNMMNMELLLWASKATGDDTYKNIALNHADTTIKNHFRADNSSYHVVDYSPETGKVLQKITNQGYADNTAWARGQAWGLYGFTVMYRETGLKRYLEQAEKIAKVVISYPNLSDDKIPYWDMNAPKIPNEPRDASAAAITASALYELSGFSSHKETYLEFANQTLSTLVSDNYLNKVGTHHGFLLDHSTGNMPKNSEIDVPIVYADYYFLEALKRKKELHGK; via the coding sequence ATGAAGAATTTTTTTATCCTACTATTGTCGATCGTTATACTTTATAGCTGTGAAAGTAAACCAGATCGCAAGTTTAATATTGAAGATGTAATATCTAAAACAGAAACCCAATTGACTTATGCCTGTAATATCATAAAAGCAAATACCTCTGGCACGAAAGTATTGCCCCGATCTGTTGAGGGTGATAAACTAATAATGGTTCCAACAAGCGATTGGACCAGTGGTTTTTTTCCCGGATCGCTTTGGATGATGCACGATTTAACCGGAGATAGTAAGTGGAAGGATAAAGCTATAGAATACACACACCTGTTAGAATCGCAGCAATATAATACGGGAACCCACGATGTTGGTTTTATGATGTATTGTAGTTATGGGCATGGGTATAAAACCACCAAAAACGAAAAGTATAAAGATATATTGATTCAAACCGCAAAATCGTTGGCCAGCAGGTATAACGATACGATTAAATGCACAAGATCTTGGGATCATTCTACAAATTTGTATACATATCCGGTTATTATCGATAATATGATGAACATGGAGCTGTTATTATGGGCAAGCAAGGCAACAGGTGATGATACTTATAAAAATATAGCGCTTAACCATGCCGATACCACAATTAAAAATCATTTTAGAGCAGATAACAGCTCGTATCATGTTGTTGATTATTCGCCAGAAACAGGTAAGGTTCTTCAGAAAATTACAAATCAAGGCTATGCAGATAATACGGCATGGGCCAGAGGGCAAGCATGGGGTTTATACGGATTTACGGTAATGTATAGAGAAACCGGTCTTAAAAGATATTTAGAACAGGCCGAAAAAATAGCAAAAGTAGTTATATCTTATCCAAATCTATCAGACGATAAAATTCCATATTGGGATATGAACGCTCCTAAAATCCCAAACGAGCCAAGAGACGCGTCTGCAGCAGCCATTACAGCTTCTGCTTTATACGAACTTTCGGGGTTTTCATCTCATAAAGAAACCTATTTGGAATTTGCTAACCAAACCCTAAGTACACTTGTTTCAGATAACTATTTAAATAAGGTAGGTACCCATCATGGGTTTTTATTAGATCATTCAACAGGTAATATGCCTAAAAATTCAGAAATAGATGTACCAATAGTATATGCAGATTATTACTTTTTGGAAGCCCTAAAACGTAAGAAAGAATTACATGGAAAGTGA
- a CDS encoding FecR family protein — MTERIEILIVKYFSDNLSNEELKELISWVETGDNKKEFDHYVSLNFTIEELKSESHDGSILWKYIESSFKAPVKRTRYWKYAVAASVMLILGLTFFFNRSEEPKDMQKPVVVNNNIEVGTDKAILTLEDGTNIALEKGSQYASENIESNGEELVYNTSKREKTETTYNYLTVPRGGQFFVQLADETKVWLNSESKIKYPTSFIKGELRQVELVYGEAYFDVSSSTNHNGSEFRVKHLSQDIQVLGTEFNVKAYGDDKNIFTTLVEGKVNISTRNGKKMLEPGEQSIVNYNDETITVSKADLYRETSWKQGVFSFEDKPLKDIMKVLSRWYDMEVVFLNPKIEDVLFYGKIRKDQKIEDILESIKDLSMIENYEINDKTISLK; from the coding sequence ATGACCGAAAGAATTGAGATATTAATAGTTAAATACTTTTCAGATAATCTGTCTAATGAAGAGCTGAAAGAACTTATATCCTGGGTAGAAACAGGGGATAATAAAAAAGAGTTTGATCACTACGTTAGTTTAAACTTCACCATAGAGGAACTAAAAAGTGAGAGTCATGATGGCTCTATATTATGGAAATATATTGAATCGAGCTTTAAAGCTCCTGTTAAAAGAACCAGATATTGGAAATATGCTGTGGCGGCTTCGGTTATGTTGATTTTGGGATTAACCTTCTTTTTTAATAGAAGTGAGGAACCAAAGGATATGCAAAAACCAGTTGTTGTAAATAATAATATAGAAGTTGGAACAGATAAAGCTATTTTAACTCTGGAAGATGGTACTAATATCGCATTAGAAAAAGGGAGTCAATATGCATCGGAAAATATTGAGAGCAATGGCGAGGAATTAGTTTACAATACTTCGAAAAGAGAAAAAACAGAAACAACTTATAACTATTTAACAGTTCCTAGAGGAGGTCAGTTTTTTGTACAGTTGGCAGACGAAACTAAAGTATGGTTAAACTCAGAATCTAAAATTAAATACCCAACATCTTTCATTAAAGGGGAGTTACGCCAGGTCGAACTGGTTTATGGAGAAGCCTACTTTGATGTGTCATCAAGTACAAATCATAACGGGTCTGAATTTAGAGTAAAACATCTTTCTCAGGACATTCAGGTTTTAGGTACTGAATTTAATGTAAAGGCCTATGGAGATGATAAAAACATCTTCACCACACTGGTAGAAGGTAAAGTAAATATTAGTACTAGAAATGGGAAGAAAATGTTAGAGCCAGGAGAACAATCTATTGTGAATTATAATGATGAAACCATCACAGTTTCTAAAGCAGATTTATATAGAGAAACGTCCTGGAAACAAGGGGTGTTCAGTTTTGAAGATAAGCCGCTTAAGGATATTATGAAAGTATTGTCGCGTTGGTACGATATGGAGGTTGTTTTCTTAAACCCAAAAATTGAAGATGTGTTGTTTTATGGGAAAATAAGAAAAGATCAGAAGATCGAGGATATTTTAGAGTCTATAAAAGACCTAAGCATGATAGAAAACTATGAAATTAATGATAAGACAATCAGCTTAAAATAA
- a CDS encoding RagB/SusD family nutrient uptake outer membrane protein produces the protein MKNFKYYSILFIISILTVVSCDREEFLDIQPVGRIIPATLDDYRLMLDNVRSGFGGNAKTTGFSNKHSLSRFLSDNVKLNVEIFNSAFNSQNDLRAYLFDDAIYAPIENDTDWDNYYQHIYVSNIIAEGLDEIEDSAKKRALEGEARMHRAFAYFNLVNLYAPHYNSNTASTDLGVPIREGVELTGIDLTRATVQEVYDLILEDVLFATTSLEDTQSGALVFRPSKAAAFSLLARVYLYQANYTDALTAVNNALALQSTLRDINNDPINPFAPGLRSFQDFTIDPEVVWFKDGGWAFALNSPTDELINLYENGDVRREWYTTMANHGFIQSDSNELVYAARYFGFNTSSDAISTAELYLIRAECYARLGNITEANDDLNTLRINRFTPATYTAINITDAAALLQFVKDERRREMTMTADRLFDIKRYNLLDNDGISINRDYNGQTVTVAANSNNWVLPIGQKYILLNPEIEQNPRD, from the coding sequence ATGAAAAATTTTAAATATTATAGCATTCTATTTATAATAAGTATACTCACCGTAGTTTCTTGTGATCGTGAGGAATTCTTAGACATTCAACCTGTAGGAAGAATTATCCCTGCTACACTTGACGATTACAGACTCATGTTAGATAATGTACGATCGGGGTTTGGTGGCAATGCCAAAACAACCGGTTTTTCAAACAAGCACAGTTTGAGCAGGTTTCTAAGTGATAATGTAAAGCTTAATGTCGAAATTTTTAATTCAGCATTTAATAGCCAAAACGACCTTAGAGCTTATCTTTTTGATGATGCCATTTACGCACCAATAGAAAATGATACCGATTGGGATAACTATTATCAACACATTTATGTGTCTAATATTATTGCCGAAGGACTGGATGAGATTGAAGATTCGGCTAAAAAAAGAGCCTTAGAAGGAGAAGCTAGAATGCATAGAGCATTCGCTTATTTTAATCTTGTTAACCTATATGCACCACATTATAATAGCAATACCGCAAGTACAGATTTAGGAGTTCCTATACGTGAAGGTGTTGAGCTAACAGGTATAGACCTTACCAGAGCCACTGTGCAAGAGGTTTACGACCTCATTCTTGAGGACGTTCTATTTGCTACAACAAGTTTAGAGGACACACAGTCTGGAGCGCTTGTATTCAGACCATCAAAAGCTGCTGCTTTTAGTTTATTAGCACGTGTATACCTTTATCAAGCTAATTATACAGATGCATTAACTGCGGTTAATAATGCATTAGCTTTACAAAGTACACTTAGAGATATTAATAACGACCCGATAAATCCATTTGCTCCAGGGCTTAGATCATTTCAAGATTTCACTATAGATCCCGAAGTTGTTTGGTTTAAAGATGGGGGATGGGCTTTTGCTCTTAACTCACCTACTGATGAATTAATAAACCTATATGAAAATGGAGATGTGAGGAGAGAGTGGTACACTACGATGGCTAATCATGGTTTTATACAATCTGATTCGAATGAACTTGTGTATGCTGCTAGGTATTTTGGTTTTAATACTTCGTCAGACGCTATTAGTACAGCAGAACTTTATCTGATTCGTGCTGAATGTTATGCGCGTCTTGGAAATATTACTGAAGCAAATGATGATTTAAATACCTTGCGTATAAATCGTTTTACTCCTGCCACATATACTGCTATTAACATTACAGATGCTGCGGCTCTTTTACAGTTTGTTAAAGACGAACGCAGACGAGAAATGACTATGACGGCAGATCGTTTATTCGATATTAAGCGCTATAATCTTTTAGATAATGATGGGATATCAATAAATAGAGATTATAATGGACAAACAGTAACTGTAGCTGCGAACAGCAACAATTGGGTACTCCCGATTGGTCAAAAATACATTCTACTAAATCCAGAAATAGAACAAAACCCACGTGACTAA
- a CDS encoding SusC/RagA family TonB-linked outer membrane protein, giving the protein MKTFILLVCTSVFAMSPGSTFSQEKVTIDADKKVSVDEVFRIIDQQTNYAFIYQKGIFNNLPKVQLRKGVIRINKLLEQTLSKDDYVVIIGANNNIIVKRKFKIQTQKISGKVTDEFGDALIGVSVFVKGTNRGTATDFDGLYEINADENEVLVFSYLGYLDKELTIGQDVIYDVKMKTSSLELDTIEIVSTGYQTLPKERSTGSFERVNEKTLDLKVNQNIFAKIEGEVAGVTTDSDGNFIVRGLSSISANTNPLVVVDGFPIEQDFSSINPNDVASITILKDAAAASIWGIRATNGVIVIVTKKGSRNGKLKINASLNTSITPEADLFDARLGDPATQVAYQTAWFNRSNPTSGFYNVNQLFNPNDFQTGALPVINPVGETLLRQLRGDITASEAQTRLQNLSNTDNRREFLNLIHRPAIWNQYNFSASGGTEIYNFRSSISYNKNQKETIGTDRSQFVINFTNSFNISSKLTGRASVNFSQTKENFANGTINAGLSPLRNIGNIDDDFLSGSSYDPVSFLNNVPITSRILDNNGNYVPMPFGLSAYSAEASQYLLDQGYSYGSTYNIKQELDNANNTSRQTALRLQTGLNYKILEGLDFDASYQYEWSHLRLRDLHNETSFYTRTRVNNLTEVDLSSGSPIVGTKAIPDGGILDLFGRVEKSHTFRSQLNYNKTFSDNKHRVAAIAGYEVRKTILDQNSDRKYGFNEQSLVSSPPNVGQVNPTIQFGSLDRQVPDRSSIYFEENRFISYYANASYTYDNTYTLSASTRLDDTNLFGASDKYKNIPLYSLGLKWNITNNFFVNNETINSLQFRATYGTNGNVDRTTSPFLIINNFIGFPPFNGPSSTITSLPNPELRLEKTRALNLGLDYTLFNNTVKGSIEYYIKDSEDLLAVTSVNPTLGVAGSLINNGTLRNEGIDANLSLKVINTDNFKYTTTGNFSINTNTLKKVDVVSNDLFDYLLGEVAVPGASLRTLYSYNFGGLDRNGAPQFVTNDGRILDARAFIDDSEDLIEEASVIPKYYGSWINNFEYKNLYLRTLTSFKAGHIFRFGNTYIPSARALSNVPADFANRWQNPGDENITNIPAFPEDESNSSLLGYQQYQFSDELVDTAAHIRLSQVSLGYNFKEAILNKLGMSTLSIGLQADNIAVWNFNKWDVDPESSFIPRRATYTFNISASF; this is encoded by the coding sequence ATGAAAACCTTTATTTTATTAGTATGCACTTCGGTTTTTGCTATGTCGCCAGGATCTACATTTTCTCAAGAAAAAGTGACTATCGATGCAGATAAAAAAGTATCTGTTGATGAGGTTTTTAGAATAATTGACCAGCAAACAAACTATGCATTTATATATCAAAAAGGAATCTTTAATAACTTACCTAAAGTACAGCTAAGGAAAGGAGTTATTAGAATAAATAAATTATTGGAACAAACCTTGTCTAAAGACGATTATGTTGTAATAATAGGAGCTAATAACAATATTATTGTAAAGCGAAAATTTAAAATCCAAACACAAAAGATTTCTGGTAAAGTAACTGATGAATTCGGAGACGCATTAATTGGTGTATCTGTATTTGTTAAAGGAACAAATCGTGGTACTGCTACAGATTTTGATGGATTATATGAAATAAATGCAGATGAAAACGAAGTGTTGGTTTTTAGTTATCTAGGTTATTTAGATAAAGAACTCACTATTGGGCAAGACGTGATTTATGATGTAAAAATGAAGACTTCTTCTTTAGAACTTGACACCATAGAAATAGTTTCAACAGGATATCAAACGCTCCCTAAAGAAAGATCTACAGGATCTTTTGAAAGAGTAAATGAAAAGACACTAGATCTGAAAGTGAATCAAAACATCTTTGCTAAAATAGAAGGAGAAGTTGCAGGTGTAACTACAGACAGTGATGGAAACTTTATAGTAAGAGGACTTAGTTCTATTAGCGCAAATACGAACCCTCTGGTAGTAGTAGATGGTTTTCCTATAGAACAAGATTTTAGTTCAATAAACCCTAATGATGTAGCAAGTATTACCATTTTAAAAGATGCAGCAGCGGCATCCATTTGGGGTATACGTGCTACTAATGGTGTTATTGTAATTGTTACAAAAAAAGGCTCTAGAAATGGAAAATTAAAGATTAATGCCTCCCTTAACACGTCCATTACTCCAGAAGCTGATTTATTTGATGCCCGCTTGGGGGATCCTGCTACACAAGTAGCATACCAAACAGCATGGTTTAATCGTAGCAACCCTACTTCTGGTTTTTACAATGTAAATCAATTGTTTAATCCAAATGATTTCCAAACGGGTGCGCTACCAGTAATAAACCCTGTTGGTGAAACTTTATTAAGACAACTAAGAGGCGATATTACTGCAAGTGAAGCACAAACAAGATTACAAAATTTGTCTAACACAGATAATAGGAGAGAGTTTTTAAACCTTATTCATCGTCCAGCAATATGGAATCAGTATAATTTCTCTGCCTCTGGCGGTACAGAAATTTACAATTTTAGATCATCCATTAGTTATAATAAAAATCAAAAAGAAACAATAGGTACAGATAGAAGTCAATTTGTTATCAATTTCACTAATTCTTTTAATATTAGCTCTAAACTAACAGGAAGAGCTTCTGTGAATTTCTCACAAACAAAAGAAAATTTTGCTAATGGTACCATAAATGCAGGGCTTAGTCCTCTTAGAAATATAGGGAACATTGATGATGACTTTTTATCGGGAAGTAGCTATGATCCTGTTAGTTTCTTAAATAATGTGCCTATTACAAGCCGTATTCTTGATAACAATGGTAATTATGTACCGATGCCGTTTGGTCTTTCTGCATACAGTGCTGAAGCTTCTCAATATTTGTTAGATCAAGGATATTCCTATGGGTCTACTTATAACATTAAACAAGAGTTAGATAATGCAAATAATACGAGTCGCCAAACCGCACTACGTTTACAAACGGGCTTAAATTATAAAATATTAGAAGGTTTAGATTTTGATGCGAGTTATCAATATGAATGGTCTCATTTAAGATTAAGAGACTTACATAACGAAACTAGTTTTTACACTAGAACCAGAGTAAATAATCTAACCGAAGTTGATCTCAGTTCTGGTAGTCCAATTGTGGGTACCAAAGCTATACCAGATGGTGGTATTTTAGATTTATTTGGACGTGTAGAAAAATCGCATACATTTAGATCGCAATTAAATTACAACAAGACTTTTAGTGATAATAAACACCGTGTGGCGGCTATAGCTGGTTACGAGGTTCGTAAAACAATTTTAGATCAGAATTCAGATAGAAAATATGGTTTTAATGAACAATCACTTGTCTCTTCGCCACCAAATGTTGGTCAGGTAAACCCAACCATTCAATTCGGCTCTTTAGATCGACAAGTGCCAGATCGATCTTCTATTTATTTTGAAGAAAATAGATTTATATCATATTACGCCAATGCTTCTTATACTTATGATAATACATATACATTATCTGCTAGTACGCGTTTAGACGACACCAATTTATTTGGAGCCTCAGACAAATACAAGAATATACCATTATACTCTTTGGGTCTTAAATGGAACATAACAAACAACTTTTTCGTAAATAATGAAACCATTAATTCCTTACAGTTTAGAGCAACTTATGGAACTAACGGTAATGTAGATCGTACAACTAGTCCTTTCTTAATAATAAATAATTTTATTGGTTTTCCTCCTTTTAATGGACCAAGTTCTACGATTACCAGTTTACCCAATCCAGAATTGCGTTTAGAAAAAACACGCGCATTGAATTTGGGGTTAGATTATACTTTATTTAACAACACGGTTAAGGGAAGTATAGAATATTATATAAAAGATAGCGAAGACTTGTTAGCAGTTACAAGCGTTAATCCTACTCTTGGGGTGGCAGGATCCCTTATTAATAACGGTACGTTACGTAACGAAGGGATTGATGCTAATTTAAGCTTAAAAGTAATAAATACTGATAACTTTAAATATACTACAACAGGTAATTTTAGTATAAACACCAATACCTTAAAAAAAGTAGATGTTGTATCGAATGATCTTTTTGACTATTTACTTGGAGAAGTTGCTGTACCAGGCGCCTCTTTAAGAACGTTGTACAGCTACAATTTTGGAGGTTTAGATCGTAACGGAGCTCCTCAATTTGTAACTAATGATGGACGTATTCTAGATGCAAGGGCTTTTATTGATGATTCAGAAGACCTTATTGAAGAGGCATCTGTAATACCTAAATATTATGGGTCGTGGATCAATAATTTTGAATACAAAAACCTATATCTAAGAACATTAACATCCTTTAAGGCTGGGCATATATTTAGATTTGGAAATACTTATATACCAAGTGCTAGAGCTTTAAGTAATGTCCCTGCCGATTTTGCTAATCGTTGGCAAAACCCTGGAGACGAGAATATAACAAATATTCCTGCATTTCCAGAAGATGAGAGTAATAGCTCTTTGTTAGGTTACCAACAATATCAGTTTTCTGATGAACTTGTAGATACGGCTGCTCACATACGTTTAAGTCAAGTTAGTTTAGGTTATAATTTCAAAGAAGCTATTTTAAATAAACTTGGTATGTCGACGCTTAGTATAGGGTTACAAGCCGATAATATAGCTGTTTGGAACTTTAATAAATGGGATGTTGACCCAGAAAGCTCCTTTATTCCAAGAAGAGCTACCTATACTTTTAATATATCTGCATCATTTTAA
- a CDS encoding cadherin repeat domain-containing protein — protein sequence MKKLIYIIIVLGCFSACTTEHVKPLIVQTDDFVGELAISAVVGDTIGTIPGTSTKGTVTYTINSQTPADIFSVDETYGELIVASDAVANLPINSMVVLEVSVSKEGVSQISNVEITVVPPPVDVTPWVGTVLVTQIDFFSGLPVTKEVPATDIDNGQLLLSGGDPFDLFCDENSEIIITFGQLTTATVGPVTISQPFICYGGTNLNIDGTGTYNTETKEILIDFNITGDFEFPGSRTITPKE from the coding sequence ATGAAAAAACTTATATATATAATAATAGTACTTGGCTGTTTCTCTGCCTGTACTACAGAACATGTAAAGCCTTTAATTGTACAAACTGATGATTTCGTTGGAGAGCTTGCTATATCTGCGGTTGTAGGAGATACTATTGGCACTATTCCTGGCACATCCACTAAAGGTACAGTAACCTATACTATCAACTCTCAAACACCTGCGGATATTTTCTCTGTAGATGAAACCTATGGTGAACTTATTGTAGCATCTGATGCTGTTGCTAATTTACCCATTAACTCTATGGTAGTTCTTGAAGTTAGTGTGAGCAAAGAAGGTGTTTCCCAAATTTCAAATGTTGAAATAACGGTGGTACCTCCTCCAGTAGATGTTACGCCATGGGTAGGAACAGTACTAGTTACTCAAATTGATTTTTTCTCAGGACTTCCTGTTACAAAAGAAGTTCCTGCTACAGATATAGATAATGGGCAATTATTATTATCAGGTGGCGATCCTTTTGATTTATTCTGCGATGAAAACTCTGAAATAATTATAACATTTGGACAGCTGACTACAGCCACCGTGGGACCTGTAACTATAAGTCAGCCATTTATATGTTATGGAGGCACTAATTTAAATATAGATGGTACAGGAACCTATAATACAGAAACAAAGGAAATACTAATTGATTTTAATATTACTGGAGATTTCGAATTTCCAGGAAGTAGAACTATTACCCCTAAAGAGTAA
- a CDS encoding thioredoxin-like domain-containing protein yields the protein MKKNNYKYSLLILVSGLFILTSVMLNGCAEKKEKLKEDHFRIIGKTIGIENGKLIFYRNFKQDTVIVTNSKFQYEASIEGINTVIIAVETDTIKGDFTDPTKFSKILYVQPKEMSLTVDVKNIQESKLIGSNVHDDFENLNQKLAQAKEPFKPVFDELEELYKDYKSNEEAIGKIYKSLESFYQKEKEAKFNFIKANPESFISLELLDDLKGDVDINEASEAYKNLSDGNKNSELGKSLGDNIKALKRTAVGNIGPHFKSNDVDGNLLDLAQFKGNYVLLDFWGSWCAPCRQSHPHLLEVYSKYKSKGFEIIGVSDDDTRIEAWKKAIEEDKIGVWKHVLRGKPKAGEENDANKIDLVKLYGVSGFPTKILLDAEGKIVHRSVGYDPSSTWLEDKLEEGYTE from the coding sequence ATGAAAAAAAACAATTATAAATACAGCCTGCTTATTCTTGTGTCTGGGTTGTTTATCCTTACGTCTGTAATGCTGAATGGATGTGCAGAAAAAAAAGAAAAACTAAAAGAAGACCACTTCCGAATTATTGGAAAAACGATTGGTATTGAAAATGGAAAACTTATTTTTTATAGAAATTTTAAACAAGATACGGTAATAGTTACTAACAGTAAATTTCAATACGAGGCTTCAATTGAGGGGATTAATACGGTTATAATAGCCGTAGAAACAGATACTATAAAAGGAGATTTTACAGATCCTACGAAATTTTCAAAAATACTTTATGTACAGCCTAAAGAAATGAGTTTAACTGTTGATGTTAAAAACATACAAGAGTCAAAATTAATAGGGAGCAATGTTCATGATGATTTTGAAAACTTAAATCAAAAACTTGCTCAAGCTAAAGAACCTTTTAAACCTGTTTTTGATGAGTTGGAAGAACTTTATAAAGACTATAAAAGTAATGAAGAAGCTATAGGTAAAATTTACAAGTCATTAGAATCTTTTTATCAAAAAGAAAAGGAAGCTAAATTTAACTTTATAAAAGCCAATCCAGAATCGTTCATAAGCTTAGAATTATTAGATGATTTAAAAGGGGATGTGGATATTAATGAAGCATCAGAAGCATACAAAAACTTGTCTGATGGTAATAAAAATTCAGAATTAGGTAAAAGCTTAGGAGATAATATTAAAGCATTAAAAAGAACTGCTGTTGGTAATATAGGCCCTCATTTTAAATCGAATGATGTAGATGGAAACCTTTTGGACTTAGCTCAATTTAAAGGAAACTATGTGCTTTTAGATTTTTGGGGGAGTTGGTGTGCACCTTGCCGTCAAAGTCATCCTCATTTACTAGAGGTATATTCAAAATATAAGTCAAAAGGCTTTGAAATTATAGGTGTTTCTGATGATGATACGCGAATAGAAGCTTGGAAAAAAGCTATAGAAGAAGATAAAATTGGAGTTTGGAAACATGTTCTTCGTGGTAAGCCAAAAGCTGGAGAAGAAAATGATGCTAACAAGATAGATTTAGTAAAGTTGTATGGTGTTAGTGGATTTCCAACTAAAATATTACTTGATGCAGAAGGCAAAATAGTACACAGATCTGTAGGCTATGACCCGTCTAGTACTTGGTTAGAGGATAAATTAGAAGAAGGATATACAGAATAA